The sequence TAATATACACATCTAGGGTCAATGACTTTGTCTTAGGTTTGTCTACAAGCTGATAGCATCTGCATTTGCAGGTGCTATTTCCTTATATAAAGGTGCTTCAGACTATTGTTTCTATGTATTTACAAGGTCATGAAGTATTATTTTATTGCATTTTTTGCAGGAAAGCAAGAACCACTTATAGAAATTAAATGTAACAGTATTGAACAAAATAAACATAATAAATCAAAGGTGGATTTGATATATATGGAGTACTTAAGTGGTGTTGTGGAACGAATTACATATCAAAATGAAGAGAACGGGTTTTGTGTTATTAAAATTCGTTCAAAGGGGTTTCCTGACTTAGTGACAGTGGTGGGCAGTTTAGCTGCAGTAAATGTGGGCTCAGTTATTCGCCTTAAGGGTCAGTGGAAGATGGACTCAAAGTTTGGTAAACAGTTTGCAGTAGAGGACTATAGGGAGACAGTTCCTGCAACTATTGCAGGTATTGAAAAATACCTGGGTAGTGGCCTTATCAAGGGTATTGGGCCAGCATATGCCAAAAAGATTGTTAAGGAGTTTAAGGAAGACACTTTAAGGGTGATTGAGGAAGAACCGGATTATTTAATAAATGTTGAAGGTATTGGTAAAAAGCGAGTGGAGATAATCAAAAAGGCATGGCATGATCAAAAGGAAATCAAAAATGTCATGTTATTTTTGCAGAGCAATGGAGTATCCACAGCCTATGCCGTAAAGATTTTTAAAACCTATGGTAATGAAAGTATAGAGATAGTAAAGAACAACCCCTTTAGGCTTGCCGATGATATTTGGGGGATTGGATTTAAAACAGCAGATAAGATTGCCCAGCAGATGGGCTTTGATAAGAACTCCTATGAACGCTGTAGTTCAGGCATTGTTTATGTGTTAAATGAGCTATCTGGTGAAGGGCACTGCTATGCCAACAAAGATCAACTAATTGAAAAAGCTGAACAGATGCTAGAAGTTGAAAGAAGTGTTATAGAATCAGCGGTTAAGCCCATGATAGAAGAAAAAAAAATCATCTTAGATGAAGAAGATATTATATATATTCCTGCGTTTTATTATAGTGAGGTAGGATGTGCTAAAAAGATAAGGGAAATATTAGAAAGTGAAAGCCCATATAATAAATCAGAAGTGAGTAAGTTAATAGAGAAAATTGAGAAAGAAAACAAGATCAGATATGACGAGGTACAAAAGGAAGCCATAGAAACTGCAGTAAAATCTAAATTCATGGTTCTGACAGGTGGCCCTGGGACAGGAAAAACCACTACAACATTAGCCATTATAACAGCGTTACAAGCTTTAGGTGCCAATGTTTTACTTGCAGCACCAACAGGTAGAGCTGCAAAAAGGATGTCAGAAACCACAGGGATGGAAGCTAAAACCATTCATCGTCTCCTAGAGTATAAACCAAACGATGGATATGTTAGAAATGAAGAAAACCCTTTGCCCTGTGATGTGCTGATAATAGATGAGACGTCAATGGTTGATATCATATTGATGTACAATTTATTAAAGGCTGTTGCCATAAATACAGTGGTAGTTTTAGTGGGAGACGTTGACCAACTTCCGTCAGTGGGGGCAGGAAATGTTTTAAAGGATATCATAAATTCAGGTACTGTCAACGTTGTGAAGCTTACTAGAATATTCCGTCAGGCATTAGGAAGCGCTATTATAACAAACGCCCATAAAATCAATAAAGGGGAGTTTCCAGAGCTGAAGAGCAGTAAAGACAGTGATTTTTTCTTTATGGATGAGGAAGACCCTGGGAAGTTAGTTGAACAAATTAGAGAGTTGTGTACAGTGAGATTGCCTAAGTACTACAAGGTTGATCCCATTAACGATATTCAGGTTCTTTGCCCTATGCAAAGGGGCGACACAGGGGCTGTAAACTTAAATTCTGTACTACAGGGGGCATTAAATAGAGCAGAGTTGTCAATTAAGTACGGTGGAACCTTATATAAGCTTGGGGATAAGGTGATGCAGATTAAAAATAATTACGATAAAAATGTTTTCAATGGGGATATAGGAAGAATAACAGATATCAATACTGAAGATAAAAACTTGATTATCACATACGATAAAACCCCAGTGGACTATGACTCCACTGAGTTAGATGAAGTGGTGCTAGCCTACGCAACAACGGTGCATAAAAGTCAAGGAAGTGAATATAAAATTGTAGTGGCACCTTTTACCATGCAGCATTATGTGATGCTACAGAGGAATTTACTTTACACCTGTGTTACAAGGGCTAAAAAGATAATGGTGTTAGTAGGCACAAAAAAGGCCATAGGAATGGCTGTGAAAAATAACAAAACAACAAAACGCAACACAAAGTTGTCTGAGAGGTTGAATTTACCTATCTAATGATAAGAAAGCTGACTTTTAAACAACAGGAAAAAGGGGGGATGAAATATCAATAAAAGGGTAAAAACTACACTGAAAGTAACTGCTGCACTTTTGGCTGCTTACTTTATATACGCTTTTACTTTTGGGGTTTTGGTGTTTAGGTTTCACAGGCCAATAACCAGTGACTATTTAGATAATAATCCAGTGGAGAGGTTCTGGGGGGAAGAAGGGAAACTAGGTCCAGACAGGGTCATTTTGATTGAAGATGGTGATGAAGCAAAACTTAGAAGACTTAATCTTATAGAAAATGCCCAAAATACAATAGACATATCTTACTACAGTTTTCATGATAGTTTATCCACAGATATTTTTACTGCAGCTATCATGGTCGCCGCCGACAGAGGAGTGAAGATACGTTTTATCCTTGATGGTATAGCTAACTTCAGAAGAGAGGAACTGCAAGAGAGCATCTACACCTTTACAGCCCATGAAAATATTGAGTTTAAGTACTATGAACCTATTAACGGTATCAAACCTTGGACTTGGAATAATAGACTACATGATAAGATCATTATTGTAGATCAAAAATGGGCTATTATAGGTGGTAGAAATATAGGTGATAAATACTTTGATAGGGGTGAACAGGATAGATTATCCCATGACCGGGATGTTTTTATTATGAATACTGACCTTACGAATTCAGAAAGTGCAGTATATCAAATGGAGGAATATTATGAATACCTTTGGAACCACAAATTTTCTAGTTACCCCATGGAGAAACTATCTACAGTACAAAGTAAAATAGCCCAAGATAGGAAGAAATTTTTACAAGAGTTATTGAATGGAATAAGAAAGACGAGACCAGAACTTTTTGCTGAGAGCCTTGATTGGATGGATGAATCCACACAAACAAATAAAGTTACATTTATCCATAACCCTTTAACTAGGTTTAACAAAGAACCTTGGGTATGGTATGAAATAACTAGACTTATGGAAGCAGCACAAAGCAGTATTATTATACAAAGCCCCTATGTGATTCCCAATAAACGTATGCTAGGGT comes from Alkalicella caledoniensis and encodes:
- the recD2 gene encoding SF1B family DNA helicase RecD2, whose protein sequence is MEYLSGVVERITYQNEENGFCVIKIRSKGFPDLVTVVGSLAAVNVGSVIRLKGQWKMDSKFGKQFAVEDYRETVPATIAGIEKYLGSGLIKGIGPAYAKKIVKEFKEDTLRVIEEEPDYLINVEGIGKKRVEIIKKAWHDQKEIKNVMLFLQSNGVSTAYAVKIFKTYGNESIEIVKNNPFRLADDIWGIGFKTADKIAQQMGFDKNSYERCSSGIVYVLNELSGEGHCYANKDQLIEKAEQMLEVERSVIESAVKPMIEEKKIILDEEDIIYIPAFYYSEVGCAKKIREILESESPYNKSEVSKLIEKIEKENKIRYDEVQKEAIETAVKSKFMVLTGGPGTGKTTTTLAIITALQALGANVLLAAPTGRAAKRMSETTGMEAKTIHRLLEYKPNDGYVRNEENPLPCDVLIIDETSMVDIILMYNLLKAVAINTVVVLVGDVDQLPSVGAGNVLKDIINSGTVNVVKLTRIFRQALGSAIITNAHKINKGEFPELKSSKDSDFFFMDEEDPGKLVEQIRELCTVRLPKYYKVDPINDIQVLCPMQRGDTGAVNLNSVLQGALNRAELSIKYGGTLYKLGDKVMQIKNNYDKNVFNGDIGRITDINTEDKNLIITYDKTPVDYDSTELDEVVLAYATTVHKSQGSEYKIVVAPFTMQHYVMLQRNLLYTCVTRAKKIMVLVGTKKAIGMAVKNNKTTKRNTKLSERLNLPI
- a CDS encoding phospholipase D-like domain-containing protein gives rise to the protein MFRFHRPITSDYLDNNPVERFWGEEGKLGPDRVILIEDGDEAKLRRLNLIENAQNTIDISYYSFHDSLSTDIFTAAIMVAADRGVKIRFILDGIANFRREELQESIYTFTAHENIEFKYYEPINGIKPWTWNNRLHDKIIIVDQKWAIIGGRNIGDKYFDRGEQDRLSHDRDVFIMNTDLTNSESAVYQMEEYYEYLWNHKFSSYPMEKLSTVQSKIAQDRKKFLQELLNGIRKTRPELFAESLDWMDESTQTNKVTFIHNPLTRFNKEPWVWYEITRLMEAAQSSIIIQSPYVIPNKRMLGYIDLSKQQEVDVVILTNSFGSNPNTFGLAGYMKFRKDIIDFADYVYEYQGIGSLHAKSFIFDHRISMIGTFNTDPRSAFLSTESMVVIDSEEFTAAFRDRIEDLLEQSLLAQEDYTYVSNSDVEELPSSLGKRVKIRILSMLTYFFDYLL